GCAGCCAGATATCCTGTTCCAGCGAGCTACGATGATTTCTCCCGAAACGATAAAAAAGATGGGCATTCCCGTCTATGTTGTCGACCAACATCCAGGGGAGTTTGTTATTACATTCCCCAATGCTTATCACGCGGGGTTCAACCACGGTTTCAATTTCAACGAAGCAGTCAACTACGCACCTCCAGACTGGCTTGTTTACGGTAAAGCAGCCGTCAAGTCGTACAAATCACAAATGAAGTCACCCATCTTCTCACATGACGAGATCCTTATTCGCAATGCTGCAACCTGCACCCAACCAGAGACTGCCGAATGGTTATACCCTCAACTTctcgagctgctgaagGAAGAAACTGAGAACCAGGCCAAACTAGCCGATCTGTCTTCATACACTATCGACCACAAAAAGCGAACCATCAACGGCTGCGACGAGGACAGCTACGAATGCTGTATCTGCTCATGTCTCTGCTACATATCACGACTGATACCAACAGACGACAAGTCCAAAGTATACTGCTACGACGACTTCCAAAAACACCAAGGCTCGTGCTTCGAGCTCGAACTCACCTTCACCGTCCAAGAGCTACAAACCATCTGCGACAACACTCGCCGCTACCTCGACGACTGATCCTGATACCCCCTTAACTTATtcaatatatattacaACtgtcatgcctccggcggctgggctacgcccagacccgtagctcctgcttcgcaggagatccTGGCACCGTAGACGcttcgactcgagcgtagcgagaggagcagcggggtctggggcggagccccagccgccagaggcaccgTGGCCCCATAGTGAAGTTCGTGAGTCTATTATCTACAGTTAGAAAACATTCCACAGGGCCGACTCGTCGAAGTAGTCGTGGTGAACGACAGAGACCAGGTGGTATGttttataaatatggtCTAGTAGGTCGTATGAGGCGGTCTTGGGTTTGTATAGGTTGCGCCACTCTTCCCAGATGCTGAAGGCCTCTTCTCGCCACGCGAGGAAGGACTCTTCTTCGATGATGGTGGACTGGAGGATTTCTCGGTTGGGGAATACGCCCCAGGTGACGGCATTGGACGAACCCGGTGTAAGGTTCGTGTGCTGGATCTTGTCGTGTTCGTAGGTTCCCTCGTAGTACGAAAGAGTACCGTCTCCGAGCGAGTCGAGCTTGGGCTTGAGTTTCTGCCACTCCTCGTCACTGACAAAGAACTCGACAAACGCTTTCTGGAACACCCTTCCGCCAGGAGGTCCCCATCCAAAGATTCGGTCGGTGCTCTTAATAGCGTTTCCAGCAGGTTGAGATGCTACAGTGAGGTATCCCTTGTTGATCAGTTGTAATAGCTCTTCTTGAATGAGAGCAGTCTCGGCACTTAGTGTTTGGTCTGAGAATGGTAGAATATCTAGTTCATTGCGGATATGACGTGCAAAgaggttgttgatgtcACTGATATCGACTGGGTATCCCCATAGTTTAAGTGCCTTGGTGGGATCTACATGTAGTGTGGGACCATATCCGTCGATTTCTCCGTAGGCAGGTGACCTCGAGTCACCGAATCGACCGTTAGGAAAGTCGTCCCATGTAGCTTCACGACCGAGATCACCCTCTCCTGAAGAAATAGCCAAAACAtcgttggtggtgctgctttgAGACGATTTGATTCCTGCTTCTTTCTCTGAAATAGAATCATCTTTCAACGATTCAGACGACTTTCCTGCTTTCAATGGGCCCGAAATAGCATCTGAATCAGCTGTAATAAGCCTGTTATGAGTCAGTAACGACGACCGACGACGAGATACAGATTTATGACCTGGGTGCAGATTAGCTACGGTCagctcttcatcttctacaATAGCACTACCTCTACGAACAGCGTCATTAGAATCAACAGTCGAGCCGGTAGTGTGGCCAGactcgtcttcatcatcaacttgAAGTAAGCCACTCTTCTCAAGAATAAGAGCTACCGACTTTTCCAGATTAAGGGTGTAAAAATGAAATCCACGGATTCTGCCATGAGATCCAATAATGAGATTCTGAATAATATCAGTAACCACATCAACACCGAATTGCTTGACCTGTTCATCGTCTCCAACTGGAATCTCATCAAGACGAGCTGTCAATTGAGGTGGGATACTGGCA
The Sugiyamaella lignohabitans strain CBS 10342 chromosome A, complete sequence genome window above contains:
- the MET12 gene encoding methylenetetrahydrofolate reductase (NAD(P)H) MET12 (Protein with MTHFR activity in vitro; null mutant has no phenotype and is prototrophic for methionine; MET13 encodes major isozyme of methylenetetrahydrofolate reductase (MTHFR); GO_component: GO:0005575 - cellular_component [Evidence ND]; GO_function: GO:0004489 - methylenetetrahydrofolate reductase (NAD(P)H) activity [Evidence IEA,IEA]; GO_function: GO:0004489 - methylenetetrahydrofolate reductase (NAD(P)H) activity [Evidence IDA,ISS] [PMID 10600168]; GO_function: GO:0016491 - oxidoreductase activity [Evidence IEA]; GO_process: GO:0008150 - biological_process [Evidence ND]; GO_process: GO:0006555 - methionine metabolic process [Evidence IEA]; GO_process: GO:0055114 - oxidation-reduction process [Evidence IEA,IEA]; GO_process: GO:0035999 - tetrahydrofolate interconversion [Evidence IEA]), whose protein sequence is MQNLSLRLQRMSKLGNLFVTVTWGAGGSSAQKSLELAGLCQQELGIPTCIHLTCTNMDRTILDGALERAKEMGIRNILALRGDPPRGKEYSSIDHEKEGGEDDEVEFKYAIDLVKYIRAKYGDYFCIGVAAYPEGHVDGVDSSDQNPDKDIPFLVEKVKAGADFIITQLFYDTQKFLLFEQKLRDHPSHVFDNIPLIPGLMPINTYSSFVRAAKLSHASIPPQLTARLDEIPVGDDEQVKQFGVDVVTDIIQNLIIGSHGRIRGFHFYTLNLEKSVALILEKSGLLQVDDEDESGHTTGSTVDSNDAVRRGSAIVEDEELTVANLHPGHKSVSRRRSSLLTHNRLITADSDAISGPLKAGKSSESLKDDSISEKEAGIKSSQSSTTNDVLAISSGEGDLGREATWDDFPNGRFGDSRSPAYGEIDGYGPTLHVDPTKALKLWGYPVDISDINNLFARHIRNELDILPFSDQTLSAETALIQEELLQLINKGYLTVASQPAGNAIKSTDRIFGWGPPGGRVFQKAFVEFFVSDEEWQKLKPKLDSLGDGTLSYYEGTYEHDKIQHTNLTPGSSNAVTWGVFPNREILQSTIIEEESFLAWREEAFSIWEEWRNLYKPKTASYDLLDHIYKTYHLVSVVHHDYFDESALWNVF